CTGTGTCGTTTTTGGCTTGTTTTCAAGAAATCAGGCCAAAAACGACACAGCCCAGAATGAGTAATCTTATTTAGCGCGCGCCAGGATGGTCTTTATTTCCTTGGCCATTGTTTTGCTTAATTGAGTAAAGCCCAAATCTGTCAGGTGAATGCCGTCTACGGTGCCCTCTCCGTTGGCGGGCACCAGGTTTTTGTTGGACAGGTAATACAGCCGCGAAATACCCTCCTTCTTTAACTGAGCGTAGGCTTCTTGTAAACGCTTGTTCTTTTGGCTCACCAAACCGGCCACGTGCAGGTCTACCCACTCATGGGCGTAGGGAATGTTTTCTACTAGCAGAATGGGGGCTTTTGCGTTACGCTCACGCAGGGTTTTCACCAGGGCCAATGTCTTAGGAAGCACCTCCTCGGGCTTAAGGTTGGGCAGGCAGTCTATCACGTACAAGGCAGGATTCAGGTCGGTGAGCAGTTTTCCCATGGCTGGCTCCATCTTACCATTGCCAGAAAAGCCCAGATTGATGGTCTCCCGGTTTAGTTGACGGCCCACCAATGCCGGATACGCCATACCGGGCCGTGAGGCGCACGCTCCCTGCGTGATGGAGGTACCATAAAACACAATAGGTTTCTGGGTGTTTTTTTCTACCCGTTTGATAGTGGCCCCGTCTTCAACGCCGATTGAAACGGAGTCTACCCCGTCATACAAGGGTAAATACAAGAGGAATTTTCTATCCTGAGCCACTGGGTTGACCACCAGTTCTGCTTCATTCTTCTTGCCAGTGGGCTTCCCTACGCCCACCCATTGCCAGCCTTTGGCTCCAAGCGCGTACAGATCAACGCCTTTCACCACGGTGGGCGCCATGTGGTTAAAGCTATTATTGCCGCGCACACTCCACTTCACTTTCAACTTCTTTGAGTTAGAGGAAAACACCACGTGCACACCGGCCGAATGTTGGCTCAGTTTCCAAACCTCATCGGTAACCTGTCCTTTGGCTGCTGCCGGAAGCCGGGTAAAGGTCTCCTCCAGTTCTGGCCATCCTAATCCCCGCACGCCAAACTCCTGTACCGCATGCCATTCCCAGCCGTCTCCAGCAATAGTGTCTGGGCTATTTTGAGCAGCTCGCATTTGTTTTCCTTCTGTGGCGAAGAAAATGAACAACAGAACGCCCATGAGCCAGGGCAAAAGGTTAGAACGCTTAGAGGGCATACAACACGTAATTGAAAGGCACAGAAATAGGCCTATTGCATATCAATGGGTACAAAAATGAGGGGTGTTGGCAGGCAGGAGGCGCCGGGCGGAGAATACGTGAACCTGATGGTCTGCTCTTCGCCGTTGGGAGCCGGCGGAAACACCTGAATCACAATCGCCTCAGGGTCTTTTTTGGTATTGAGGCGGTCACTGGGCAATTGAATGATGCCGGCGTCAAACTTGCCCTTGCTCATGACTATGGCAGCCGCCATGCCCCCGCACCACTGGTTGTCTTCTGCGCGGGAGTTGTAGGTGACCAAGGCCAGGCCTTTGCCGTCTGAGCTTTTCCATTTCATTTCCACCTCGTACATCACCCCGTAGTTACCGGCCAAAGTGGCAACCTCGTTTCGGCTGCTTTCACGGCCCTGCACCCAGGGGTCTTTCTTGCCATCGGCGATGATAATCTCGCTGGCTCCGTTTTTGGTGTCTAGCACGCCCTGCGTAATAATGCGGTAATTGCTCACGCCAAACACGCCGCGGCCGGCCCCGCTTTTACTTTTAGGAGGCAGCACGTCCTTGATTCTGGCAAATGCTGCCGGACCTGAGGTTTTTAGATCGGTTTGCAGCACTGCCACCTGGCCGGGCTGGTCAATGACAAACTCATAGAAGCCGTGCACCAGCTCATCATACTTCACCACGTTTTTCTCCAGGCGCTCGTCCAGGGCAATGGATTGGCCGGGCTTTACCGTGCGTACTTTGCTTTCTGGCTTTGAGGCGAAATAATCTGCCAGGCCTTCTTTACCAGCTTTAAAATAATTGGTGGTAGGGGCCTGTGAAGAGTACTTGAGCATGCGGATGTGCATGTCTGCCGTGCCCGTATTCTTGATGACCGCCGTAATCTTCCGGTCAATTTTCTCTAGCTCTTTGATGCCGTTCACATTGTACACATATAAGCGCACCGCACCAGGCTGTACTGGCTCTTGAAAAGCAATGGCTTCGGGCACGCGTATGTATTCTGGGTCATCTGAAATGAGGTACTGGGGACCGGGCGCAACAATCTTCTGGTATTCAATAGAGGTAAACTTCTGCTTCAAGAAGCCTGGCAATTCTACCACTGCCCCCTGCTTACTTTGCAGGATGGCTTGTGTTAGCTGGGCATCTAAGGTCTGGGCAGAAATTGTTTTTGCGAAACAGAGAGATAACAGGAGCAGGGGAATCTTCTTCATAGAAATGGGTAGATCGTAGAGGCTACATTCATTCAAATATTGCCCACATTTTAATACTGTTTTAAATATAAGAACAATTATTAAATATTATTAAAATGTAACGATAATTTATTTATCTTATTCTAAACATGAAAAATCCTCCGTTTTTGGCTTGTTTTCTAGGAAACAAGCCAAAAACGGAGGATCATCTTAATAATTAGTGATACGGTCTCTACTGAGCGACTTGCTGCTTATATGCGGCAAAGAATTCAGGGAATTTTTTGATGCCTTCAAAGAACCAGAAGCTCTCACCGGTGATGCCTTGTCTTCTGTTCTCGGCTACCATCTGGCTTAAAAATTCTGGAGACGGGTTATAGTCTGCATTCTGGATGAGTACGCCCGGAAAGAACTTACTGCGGTGCTGTGGTTCCAGGAAACTCAACTGCTGCTTAAGCACTGCCTGGTACGCGGTGATGTCATAGCGGTAGTGTTGGGGCAAGACCATGTCAGTATAGCCTTTGTTCAACCAGACGGGCCAGTCTTGCAGATATTCTTCTTTGGCCCAGGGGTAGATGCTTGGTGCCGTAGAAACAATTACGTTGGGTTTGATTTTCTTTACGGCCGCGTATAAGGAGCCTAAATAATCAGTTAAGAGGTTGGTACGCCAGGTAACCCAAGCGGCCTCTTTGTAATTAGAAGGCGGAGTGGCGTTGTTGTGCTGAGACTTGTATAGGTTTACTGTGTAGTCATCATAGCCACCAGTAGAAGGCAGTGCCGGCAACCGGTCATCTCCCTGTACGCCGTCCACGGCGTAGTTACTCACTACTTCTGTCACCAAGGAGGTCATGAATGCCTGTACCTCTGGGTGAAACGCGTTCATCCACTCAAAGCCGTTCTTTTTGAGGAGGTTTCCGCTGGCGTCTTTGGCCGCCCATTCTGGTTTGGTCTGCAGGATAAGGCCTCCGTTCTCATTGTTGGAAGCCGCAAAGCCATACTCAAACCAGGCATGCACCTTTATGTTCTTCTTGTGCGCCTCCTCTATCATTTCTGCTAAGGGATCACGGCCGGCAAACTTATCCGCAATGCGCACGCCAAACGTACTCTGCATGACTTGGCTGGGGTACAGCGTTCTGCCACGGTTCCAGACCACCATGAAGATGTTGTTGATGCCGTATTGTTCACACAAAGCAACAGCCTGCCGTATGTTCTCTCTGGAGTCCAAGGCGTTGCTGGCCACGTTGGTGATCCAAACTCCTGAGAACCGTTCTTTTTTCACTGGCGCAGGGGCAGGCTCCTCTTCTGCCTTGGCAGAGCAGCTGCTCACAGAGAAAAAAGCAAGCAGCAGACACAATAGTTTTAGGAAGCTAGTCTTCATATGTAATGGCACAGGCTAGTACCCGGCCCCGTTAATGTTAATGGCCTCTCCTCCTACTTTCCGCTCATCCTCAGACGCTATGATTTTGAAGTAGCTCACGTTAGGGCAGCGCATATCAGTGAACCGCTTGCTGTGCATAGGCACTTCTACTATTTTGCTTTCCCATAAACGGTACAGGCTGGTGCTCTTCCAGATAGCATTCTCCACTTTGGTTTTAGTGGCTTGCGCCGGCTTGCCTTCATTGGCTACCTGGTCAATGGCGTTCACGCGCTTAAAGTCGCCCAGGCTGCCTTGGTTGTAGCCGGCGGCGGCAAACTCCTTCTCATATTTTTTACCGGCCCCTTCAATGGTCAATTTCAGTTTACCAGCGCCTATGATCTGCACAGACATGGTCACTTCCTCGCCGGGGTACCAGTAATAACCAGCTTCTGCGGGTGCATTTTCATACAGGGCCACCTGGCCGCTGGGATGAGAGGTACGGCGCAGAAACGGCCTGAACGCTCTCCTATCTTGGGTCACATTGCCGTTGGCATCTCTGATGACTTCCCAGGTTAGCCCAATGTCCGTTTCCTGACCTCCCATGTTGCCGCCCATGTACACAGACGGATTGTCTAAATACTGCTGCGGTTTGGCCGGGTTCTTTCTTTCTGGGTCAAAGGTAATGGACGGTAGCACCACTTTGCCCGTTATGCCCAGCCAGACGTCCTTGCTGGACATCACTTTGCGGTAATAGGCCCCGGCAAAGCAAGGCGAGCTCACGGCGGGTCTCACCTCATTGGGAAAGAAGGTAGTAATGGGGTCTTCTGTTGCTTTGTCTGTGGGTGCTGGGTCCTGGCTGCTGCATGCCCAAAAGCAAATGCATACCGCCGCCATGATGGAGAGAAATAATTTCATGAGGGTATGGGAATAAAAAAAATCACTTGGGTGGACGCCTATCTCTTTTTAAGAGGGAAGCGCTCACCCAAGTGATTAAAGGTTTACTTTTCTAGTTTATACAGACGCATGCCAATATTGGTGCACACAAACGCGGCGTGCAACTTACCATTGACAACGGCCATGTCGGCATCCATGGTATTGTTGGCATTGGCGGCCGTAGACGGCATGAGGGAATTCATGATGGGGTTCTGGTAAGAAGCTGGCTGTCCGT
The nucleotide sequence above comes from Nibribacter ruber. Encoded proteins:
- a CDS encoding SGNH/GDSL hydrolase family protein translates to MPSKRSNLLPWLMGVLLFIFFATEGKQMRAAQNSPDTIAGDGWEWHAVQEFGVRGLGWPELEETFTRLPAAAKGQVTDEVWKLSQHSAGVHVVFSSNSKKLKVKWSVRGNNSFNHMAPTVVKGVDLYALGAKGWQWVGVGKPTGKKNEAELVVNPVAQDRKFLLYLPLYDGVDSVSIGVEDGATIKRVEKNTQKPIVFYGTSITQGACASRPGMAYPALVGRQLNRETINLGFSGNGKMEPAMGKLLTDLNPALYVIDCLPNLKPEEVLPKTLALVKTLRERNAKAPILLVENIPYAHEWVDLHVAGLVSQKNKRLQEAYAQLKKEGISRLYYLSNKNLVPANGEGTVDGIHLTDLGFTQLSKTMAKEIKTILARAK
- a CDS encoding copper amine oxidase; the protein is MKKIPLLLLSLCFAKTISAQTLDAQLTQAILQSKQGAVVELPGFLKQKFTSIEYQKIVAPGPQYLISDDPEYIRVPEAIAFQEPVQPGAVRLYVYNVNGIKELEKIDRKITAVIKNTGTADMHIRMLKYSSQAPTTNYFKAGKEGLADYFASKPESKVRTVKPGQSIALDERLEKNVVKYDELVHGFYEFVIDQPGQVAVLQTDLKTSGPAAFARIKDVLPPKSKSGAGRGVFGVSNYRIITQGVLDTKNGASEIIIADGKKDPWVQGRESSRNEVATLAGNYGVMYEVEMKWKSSDGKGLALVTYNSRAEDNQWCGGMAAAIVMSKGKFDAGIIQLPSDRLNTKKDPEAIVIQVFPPAPNGEEQTIRFTYSPPGASCLPTPLIFVPIDMQ
- a CDS encoding glycoside hydrolase family 10 protein: MKTSFLKLLCLLLAFFSVSSCSAKAEEEPAPAPVKKERFSGVWITNVASNALDSRENIRQAVALCEQYGINNIFMVVWNRGRTLYPSQVMQSTFGVRIADKFAGRDPLAEMIEEAHKKNIKVHAWFEYGFAASNNENGGLILQTKPEWAAKDASGNLLKKNGFEWMNAFHPEVQAFMTSLVTEVVSNYAVDGVQGDDRLPALPSTGGYDDYTVNLYKSQHNNATPPSNYKEAAWVTWRTNLLTDYLGSLYAAVKKIKPNVIVSTAPSIYPWAKEEYLQDWPVWLNKGYTDMVLPQHYRYDITAYQAVLKQQLSFLEPQHRSKFFPGVLIQNADYNPSPEFLSQMVAENRRQGITGESFWFFEGIKKFPEFFAAYKQQVAQ